In Felis catus isolate Fca126 chromosome A2, F.catus_Fca126_mat1.0, whole genome shotgun sequence, the following proteins share a genomic window:
- the LOC101082634 gene encoding olfactory receptor-like protein OLF4, which produces MEPGNDTRLLEFLLLGFSEGPELQPLIFGLFLSMYLITVFGNLLILLAVSSDSHLHTPMYFFLANLSFVDICITSTIIPKMLVNIQTQSKVITYDDCITQMDFFLIFSVLDMYLLTMMAYDRFVAICHPLHYTVIMSPRLCALLVLVSWIMSVLHSLLQTLMVLQLSFCTEVEIPHFFCELNQMTQLACSDTFFNNLVMYLAAMLLGGGPFIGILYSYSKIAFCIQRISSAQGKYKAFSTCATHLSVVSLFYCTGLGVYLSSAATQGSHSSATASVMYTVVTPMLNPFIYSLRNRDIKEALRRFSGMVAIKVPIVLGLKNFP; this is translated from the coding sequence ATGGAACCAGGAAATGATACACGACTATTAGAATTTCTGCTTCTGGGATTTTCAGAGGGACCAGAACTTCAGCCCCTCATATTTGGGCTTTTCCTCTCCATGTACCTGATCACTGTGTTTGGGAACCTGCTCATCCTCCTGGCCGTCAGCTCTgactcccacctccacacccccatgtacttcttcctggccaACCTGTCCTTTGTAGACATCTGCATCACCTCCACAATCATCCCGAAGATGCTGGTGAACATCCAGACTCAGAGTAAAGTTATAACCTATGACGACTGCATCACACAGATGgactttttcttaatcttttcagTGTTGGACATGTATCTCCTGACCATGATGGCCTATGACAGGTTTGTGGCCATCTGTCACCCCCTGCACTACACAGTCATCATGAGCCCTCGGCTCTGTGCACTGCTGGTCCTGGTGTCCTGGATCATGAGTGTCCTGCATTCCTTGTTACAAACCTTAATGGTGTTGCAGCTGTCCTTCTGTACAGAGGTAGAAATCCCCCACTTTTTTTGTGAACTCAATCAGATGACCCAACTGGCTTGTTCTGACACCTTTTTTAATAACTTGGTGATGTATCTTGCAGCTATGCTGCTAGGTGGTGGTCCCTTCATTGGGATCCTTTACTCTTACTCCAAGATAGCTTTCTGCATACAGAGAATCTCATCAGCTCAGGGGAAGTATAAAGCATTTTCCACCTGTGCAACTCACCTCTCCGTTGTCTCTCTATTTTATTGTACTGGCCTGGGAGTGTACCTCAGCTCTGCTGCTACCCAGGGCTCCCACTCGAGTGCCACAGCCTCGGTGATGTACACGGTGGTCACgcccatgctgaaccccttcatctacagcctgaggaacagaGACATAAAGGAGGCTCTGAGGAGATTCTCTGGGATGGTAGCTATAAAAGTTCCAATTGTCCTGGGGTTGAAGAATTTCCCATGA
- the LOC101085871 gene encoding LOW QUALITY PROTEIN: olfactory receptor-like protein OLF4 (The sequence of the model RefSeq protein was modified relative to this genomic sequence to represent the inferred CDS: substituted 1 base at 1 genomic stop codon), which translates to METGNDTQISEFNLLGFSKGPELQPLIFGLFLSMYLITVFGNLLILLAVSSDSRLHTPMYFFLANLSFVDICFTSTTVPKMLWNIQTQTKVITYEGCITQMYFFLVFAGLDNFLLSVMAYDRFVAICYPLNYMVIMNPRLCGLLVLVSWITSVLHSLLQSSMVLHLSFCTEVEIPHFFCELNQMIXLACSDTFLNDTVIYLAAVLLGGVPLAGVLYSYSKIVSSIRRISSALGKYKAFSTCASHLSVVSLFYCTSLGVYLSSAATQSSHSSATASVMYTVVTPMLNPFIYSLRNRDIKRALKRIVGIPAMHGTIVLRPKTCP; encoded by the coding sequence ATGGAAACAGGAAATGATACACAAATTTCAGAGTTTAACCTTCTGGGATTTTCAAAGGGACCAGAGCTGCAGCCCCTCATATTTGGGCTTTTCCTCTCCATGTACCTGATCACTGTGTTTGGCAACCTGCTCATCCTCCTGGCCGTCAGCTCTGACTCCcgcctccacacccccatgtacttcttcctggccaACCTGTCCTTTGTAGACATCTGCTTCACCTCCACCACCGTCCCGAAGATGCTCTGGAACATCCAGACCCAGACCAAAGTCATAACCTATGAAGGCTGCATCACTCAGATGTActttttccttgtctttgctGGATTGGACAACTTTCTACTGTCTGTGATGGCTTATGACCGGTTTGTGGCCATCTGTTACCCCCTGAACTATATGGTCATCATGAACCCCCGGCTCTGTGGGCTGCTGGTCCTGGTGTCCTGGATCACGAGTGTCCTGCATTCCTTGTTACAAAGTTCAATGGTGTTGCACCTGTCCTTCTGTACAGAGGTAGAAATCCCCCACTTTTTCTGTGAGCTCAATCAGATGATCTAACTTGCCTGCTCTGACACCTTTCTTAATGACACGGTGATATATCTTGCAGCTGTGCTGTTGGGTGGTGTTCCCCTGGCTGGGGTCCTTTACTCTTATTCTAAGATAGTTTCCTCCATACGTAGGATCTCATCAGCTCTGGGCAAGTATAAGGCATTTTCCACCTGTGCATCTCACCTCTCGGTTGTCTCCTTATTTTATTGCACAAGCCTAGGAGTGTACCTCAGCTCTGCTGCTACCCAGAGCTCCCACTCGAGTGCCACAGCCTCGGTGATGTACACGGTGGTCACgcccatgctgaaccccttcatctacagcctgaggaacagaGACATAAAGAGGGCTCTGAAAAGAATTGTTGGCATTCCAGCAATGCATGGGACAATCGTCCTGAGGCCAAAGACGTGCCCATGA